The Marinobacter qingdaonensis genome includes a region encoding these proteins:
- a CDS encoding AI-2E family transporter, whose amino-acid sequence MESTQDSLRHVDDQPTDKTQPEPNEPEAQPRPLIGAELSTPIYGLFTLGILYTLYVAHQIVLPIILAILTSLLLSPLVKKFYVSWRIPRMVSSLLLVLLVLVSIVGVTYAVATPVLKWAEDAPQGISRLLVGQSEIRRQISKVTESAEKVEKSMEELSDSNKAKPTTVVLQTESWRSQLMSKARNGIAGLLLALALTYFLLVGGDRIIKNLVRQLPRSQRRTVLRITTDSQHEIAQYLGVLALSNTVVGVATALMCWAAGLPDPAVWGLVAGLARFIPYLGVILTISLLAVVSAISLDVLWMMAIAPVGYLLLTTLVGFFIEPWVHGFRMAINPVVIFVAIFFFGWLWGPVGVLLAVPLMTVIQVVLKQIPRLRPVYKVIAR is encoded by the coding sequence ATGGAATCAACTCAGGACAGCCTACGCCACGTGGACGATCAGCCAACGGATAAGACCCAGCCCGAACCCAACGAACCGGAAGCCCAGCCGCGCCCGCTCATTGGCGCGGAGCTCTCCACGCCCATCTACGGGCTGTTCACGCTCGGCATTCTCTACACCCTGTATGTGGCGCACCAGATTGTCCTGCCCATCATCCTGGCGATATTGACCAGCCTGCTGTTGTCGCCCCTGGTGAAAAAATTCTACGTGTCCTGGCGCATTCCGCGCATGGTCAGTTCCTTGCTGTTGGTGCTGCTGGTGCTGGTGAGCATCGTCGGGGTGACCTACGCGGTGGCAACGCCGGTGCTGAAGTGGGCCGAAGACGCGCCCCAGGGCATCTCCCGGTTGCTGGTGGGCCAGAGTGAGATCCGGCGCCAGATCAGCAAGGTGACGGAATCGGCCGAGAAGGTCGAAAAATCCATGGAGGAGCTGTCGGACAGCAACAAGGCCAAGCCCACCACGGTGGTGCTGCAAACCGAATCCTGGCGCAGCCAGTTGATGAGCAAGGCCCGCAACGGCATTGCCGGGCTGTTGCTGGCCCTGGCGCTGACCTACTTCCTGCTGGTGGGCGGCGACCGGATCATCAAGAACCTGGTACGCCAGCTGCCCCGGAGCCAGCGGCGAACGGTGTTGCGGATCACCACCGACTCCCAGCACGAGATCGCCCAGTACCTTGGCGTGCTGGCCTTGAGCAATACCGTGGTCGGCGTCGCCACCGCACTGATGTGCTGGGCCGCCGGCCTGCCCGACCCGGCGGTGTGGGGCCTGGTGGCGGGGCTTGCCCGGTTCATTCCGTACCTGGGCGTGATTCTGACTATCTCCCTGCTGGCGGTGGTGTCCGCCATCAGCCTGGATGTGCTCTGGATGATGGCCATCGCCCCGGTGGGCTATCTGTTGCTCACCACCCTGGTGGGCTTCTTCATTGAACCCTGGGTGCACGGCTTCCGGATGGCGATCAATCCGGTGGTTATCTTCGTGGCGATCTTCTTCTTTGGCTGGCTCTGGGGGCCGGTGGGCGTGCTGCTGGCGGTGCCGCTGATGACCGTGATCCAGGTGGTGCTGAAGCAGATCCCCCGGCTACGCCCGGTGTACAAGGTGATCGCCCGCTAG
- a CDS encoding type VI secretion system Vgr family protein encodes MPQASGLQFTVRVGEHPQDLFAVVGFALTEGLSELCQGRLELASVDPHVDVGRLLEQPVELLIWQDGVPLRRFSGVVSEAARGDAGHRRTRYELVIQPPLWRLGLMYNSRIFQGLGTEAMIRTLLEERGIVETVFELKRPSQVREYCVQHRETDLAFVERLAAEEGWHYRYRHGSADGSEPPALIFADHHGDAPTLDPVAYNATAGGSHRQPSVFRLRVQERVRAASVALKDYTFRNPAYALMHEQGASTSNQRDDYQHFDYPGRFKADASGQPFTQARLEASRNDASTAQGESNRPDFSAGARVDLTDHDQDALNRPWLLTSVTHLGRQPQALEEEGGAEPTHYHNHFSAIPASQTWRPLCPHRPRMEGPQIAIVTGPEGEEIHCDQYGRVKVRFPWDRYSQNDEHSSAWLRVSQGWAGGQYGFMALPRIGHEVIVSFLDGDPDQPIITGRTHHATNQPPYALPEHKTRTTLKTQTHKGEGSNELRFEDEAGQERVYVHAQRNLDLLTEHNRTEVIRNDSHLTIGNDCVERVLGNAHHTVDGGHRESVGGDCSHAVGGSFRGYQGRAQLIEAGQEIHHKAGLKVVIEAGAEVSLVAGGSFVKVDPSGVTVSGPLVRMNSGGAPGAGTPASVQSPERPRRLES; translated from the coding sequence ATGCCCCAGGCAAGTGGATTGCAGTTCACCGTCCGTGTCGGTGAGCACCCCCAGGATTTGTTCGCCGTGGTTGGCTTTGCGCTGACCGAAGGCCTCTCCGAACTCTGTCAGGGCCGGCTGGAGCTGGCCAGTGTTGACCCTCATGTGGATGTTGGCCGCTTGCTGGAACAGCCGGTGGAGCTGTTGATCTGGCAGGACGGTGTCCCCCTGCGCCGGTTCAGCGGCGTGGTCAGCGAGGCCGCCCGTGGCGACGCCGGCCATCGCCGCACCCGCTACGAACTGGTGATCCAGCCGCCGCTGTGGCGATTGGGGCTGATGTACAACAGCCGGATTTTCCAGGGCCTGGGCACTGAGGCCATGATCCGCACCCTGCTGGAAGAGCGCGGCATCGTGGAGACGGTGTTTGAGCTGAAGCGGCCGTCCCAGGTGCGGGAGTATTGCGTCCAGCACCGGGAAACCGACCTGGCGTTTGTGGAACGGCTGGCGGCGGAAGAGGGCTGGCATTACCGCTATCGTCATGGAAGTGCCGACGGTTCCGAGCCTCCGGCCCTGATCTTTGCCGATCACCACGGCGATGCCCCCACGCTCGATCCGGTGGCCTACAACGCCACGGCCGGCGGCAGTCACCGGCAACCGTCGGTGTTCCGGCTGCGCGTGCAGGAGCGGGTGCGGGCCGCCTCGGTGGCGCTGAAGGATTACACCTTCCGGAACCCGGCCTACGCCCTGATGCACGAGCAGGGCGCGAGCACGTCCAACCAGCGGGACGATTACCAGCACTTCGATTACCCCGGCCGGTTCAAGGCCGATGCCAGCGGCCAGCCGTTTACCCAGGCTCGCCTCGAGGCCTCGCGCAACGACGCCAGTACCGCCCAGGGCGAGAGCAACCGTCCCGACTTCAGTGCCGGTGCCAGGGTCGACCTCACCGATCACGATCAAGATGCGTTGAACCGGCCCTGGCTGCTCACATCCGTCACCCATCTGGGCCGGCAACCCCAGGCCCTGGAAGAAGAGGGTGGGGCCGAGCCTACCCACTACCACAACCATTTCAGCGCCATTCCGGCCAGCCAGACCTGGCGCCCTCTGTGCCCCCATCGCCCGCGCATGGAAGGCCCACAGATCGCAATCGTTACCGGCCCGGAGGGCGAGGAAATCCATTGCGACCAGTACGGCCGGGTCAAGGTGCGCTTCCCCTGGGACCGCTACAGCCAGAACGACGAACACAGCAGCGCCTGGCTGCGGGTCAGCCAGGGCTGGGCCGGTGGCCAGTATGGCTTCATGGCGCTGCCGCGCATCGGGCACGAGGTGATTGTGTCCTTCCTCGACGGCGACCCGGACCAGCCGATCATCACCGGGCGCACCCATCACGCCACCAACCAACCGCCGTACGCCCTGCCCGAACACAAGACCCGCACCACCCTGAAAACCCAAACCCACAAGGGCGAGGGCAGCAACGAGCTGCGCTTCGAGGACGAGGCCGGGCAGGAACGGGTCTACGTCCACGCCCAGAGAAACCTGGACCTGCTGACCGAGCACAACCGCACCGAGGTGATCCGGAACGACAGCCACCTCACGATCGGCAACGACTGCGTCGAGCGGGTTTTGGGTAACGCCCATCACACGGTGGACGGCGGACACCGGGAGTCGGTGGGCGGTGATTGCAGTCACGCCGTGGGCGGGAGTTTTCGCGGGTACCAGGGTAGGGCGCAACTGATTGAAGCCGGGCAGGAGATTCACCACAAAGCCGGCCTGAAGGTCGTGATTGAGGCCGGCGCCGAGGTGAGTCTGGTGGCGGGCGGCAGCTTTGTGAAGGTGGACCCCAGTGGGGTGACCGTGTCCGGGCCCTTGGTGCGCATGAACTCCGGCGGGGCGCCGGGGGCGGGGACGCCTGCCTCGGTGCAGTCCCCGGAACGGCCCCGGCGTCTTGAGTCCTGA